The Stigmatella erecta genomic interval TCCAACTCCTTCTCCATCGGCTCCTCCTTGTGGGGAACTCGGCAGGTCTCACACTCGGCGCCTCTCCGTCACGACGGGGCACGGCGAGCTGATACGCCGCGCTTGCTCCAAGGTGAGCTCCGCTGCGGTTCCTGGCGCACGCTCCATGGTCGGGCTGGCCGAGCGCGAGGATGGGGCACCGCTGCGGCTCCTGGCGCGCGTGCTCCACGGGCCGGGCTGCCGAGCCGAGCGGGCCGGGCGTCCGACGCGCGCGAGGAGGGGCACCGCTGCGGCCCTGGCGCGCACTCCACGGGCCGGGCTGGCCGAGCCGAGCGCCGGGCGTCCGACGCGCGCGCGGGCCCCACGGTGAGCACCGCTCGCTCCAAGGGCAGAGTGCAAGAGAGGAGGGTTGCCCTACCTGGAGGCGCTGCGAGCGTTCGCAAATTCAGGAATACAAGGCCATCCTATCAAATCTGCTTCACCGGCCTAAAGGTCATGGAGCGTTAGGCGGAATAACGCTGCCAAGGCCTCCAAGAGGCTGTACTGTCTTGAACACTCTTTGCAAACGGAGGACAGCATGGAAGCTTCGCAGAAGTTCAGAACAAGAGCCCTCATGATCATACTGGGCGGAGCACTCGCATGGGCTGGTTGCCCCTCGGCAGGCACTGGAGGCAACATCATCACGCCAGCCATGGCAGGCGTGTCCCAGGGGCTACGTCCAGAGTTGACGGGAAGCGGAGCAGTGTTCACGTCACTCGGCCAGCCAGCCGTAGCATTAGGCGACTGCGTCACACCGGACGGTGTACCGACGGGTCAGTCTTGCATTCAAAATGTTGCTGCCGTCGACCGGGCACTGCGTTCGGACCTTGGTAAGACCAACGTCAGAATCTATAGCGCACTGCTTTCGGTATCGGCGGGAGTAAACGGTACGGGTGGGACCGCAAGTGGATCGTCAAAGATATATTACAGCAAGCACCGTTTCGTTCTCGAATGGGCTCGCTACCGGACTCAGACAGCGCAGATTCCGGCAGAGCAAACGGGGCCACTTGTTAGGTCGGTTGATGTGGGGCTCGCCGTTCGTGCTATCTTTGATGTTCAATTGCAAAGCACAGACTCCAACATAGCTGCCAACTTCGGTTTTGGGCAATTGGCTGCAGCGCTTGCAACCAAGTCTGCTCAGATATCTGTAGCGTACGATAGTGTTGGCACGCAAAATCCTGTCCTTCCTCCTGCTGGGCTGTTTAGTGTCTCTGACATCAACGGCTTTATCCAAGCCCAGAATTCGTATTACGCAGGCATCCAGAAGATTGAGGAGGCATGGGCTGACTACGTCAAAACGGGAAGAACCACACCAGCGCCGGAGTCTCAACCGTCCAGCGGCCCCCCCGTACTTACGCCCACGTCTAATCCGAATGGGTTCGTCCCCGATATTGTGAGCTACTCGGTCGTGCGAATCCCATCTGAATCAGTGGATTCAAATACAGTTTGGGCGACTGGATATCTGAATGGGATTAGAGCAATCACGCGAAAGATCAGTTGCGAGGATGCACTGAAAGCAATAAAGCTCAACGCGCCTAGCCAGAACCTGTTTTACACTGCGGCGCTCTTCAAGGCCTATAAAGATGTCATGTCTGTGTCCGGGTGTGACACCACTGCGCCGGATGACATCCAAGCAGCGAAAGCTAGGGCTGCTATCGAGCCCTATGGAATGAACTTCACCGTAAGAAACGTTGACGCCCCCGACTGATTAATAAGCCATTTCGGTAGGAGTTCTCGCTATTTCCTTGCATCAGGAGCAACCAGAAACCTGCCTGCCAAGGATAGGGCCTATGGGAATAGGTTCCTAGCAGTGTACTCCACCGGGCTGGGCTGCCTGAGTGAGCAGCGCTGTGCGCGCCGCGCTCTCTGCGGCCCTGGTGCGCGCTCTACGGGCTGGTCTGGCCGGGCCAAGCGCCGGGCGTCCGACGCGCGAGGGCCCACGGTGAGCACCGCTGCGGCTCCTGGCGCGGGCTCCACGAGCCGGGCGGGCCGAGCCGAGCGCCGGGCGTCCGACGCGCGCGAGAGGGCTCCACGGTGAACAGCGCTGCGGCCCTGGCGCGCGCTCCACGGGCCGGGCTGAACGAGCCGAGGGCCGGGCGTCCGACGCGCGCGAGGGCGCCACAGCGAGCGCAGTCGTGGCCAGCGCTGGGGATCGTGGTGAGCGTCCAGGCTGGACGCGTCGGACACGCCGACGCGGGCCTCGTGGTGAGTGCTGGGGCTCGTGGCCAGCATCCGCTCACCACGCAGCCCAACGCTCACCGAGTGGCCCGGGGCGCCACGGCGCCCGTGTCCGTCTCACGCCCCACCAGTCAACGGAACGCCGCGCTATAATGGCGGCATGACCACAGGAACAGCAGGCAGCACGCCACACCTGAACGACCCTAAGCCCAGCGTTGACCGTATCGACGAGCTCGCTCGACGCATCGTGACCGGCGATATTCTACTTCCGAAGTTCCAGCGCGAATTCGTTTGGAAAAGCAAGCGGGTACTCGCCCTCCTTGACTCCATCGCAAAGGGCTATCCGATCGGTAGCATCCTGTTGTGGCGAACACGCCAAGAACTCAAGAGCGAGAAGAAGATCGCTGATCTGGATGTGGCGAATCAACAGGCAGAGTACCCGTTCAATTATCTCTTGGATGGGCAGCAGCGGCTCTCAACCATCTGCGGTGCGCTCTTCTGGAATGGTTCCGATCCAAAGAGCCTGTGGAATATCGCCTACGATCTTCGGGCAGAGAATTTCTTCCATCCAAACACCCTAGAAGAACTTCCGCTGTACCAAATGCGGGTAAACAAACTCTCGAACCCCTCTGGCTTCTTCGGACAGATCGCACAGCTTGCGCTCCATGCTTCTCCAGACAAGGACGAGTTGGCAGCGCGTGCCAAGGCCTTGTTCGACCGCTTCAAGGATTACAAGATTGCCGTCGTGACGCTCGGGGATATGTCCATCAAAGACGTTGCGCCTATTTTCGAGCGGATCAACAGTCAAGGTGTTCCTCTTACGCGTGTTGATCTGCTTCGTGCTGCAACGTGGAGCAAAGAGTTCGATCTGAACGAAGCCATCGGCGAGATCCAAGAGGAACTCGATGAGAAGGGGTTCAGAGAGATCGAGTCCAAGTCAATCTTGCGAAATCTCTCAGCCAGTCAGGGAGGTGGCTTCTCGATTGAGGACGTGGAGCACCTGCGCGGGCACACCCCCCAGGCTCGCTTGGAGGCAGCCAAGATCACCAAGCTAGCCTATCAGAGAGCGGTTGATTTCTTGGTTTCGGAACTTGGAGTAGTGAGTTCATACGCTCTTCCATATGCAAATCAGATCACCGTCCTTGCCGAATGCTTCCGGCTTTTGCCCACATCGCCCTCGCCAGCACAGTATCATGCAATGCGCGAGTGGTTCTGGCAGACCTCGTTTTCTGGATACTTTAGCGGGTGGAACACTGGGCAGATGACCACGGACCTTGCGAGTGTTCGTGCCTTCGCTTCTGGTGCGAAACCAAGAATTCCTCTCGTGGCAGCACGCCCAGTGGAGACAACTTGGCGCGATCGGCCATTCAGAACGAACAACGCACTCAGCAAAGCTTTCGCCCTTGTGCTCGCTGCTCAAGCTCCGCGCGACCTTCTCACCGGCCAGCGGATCGATACGAGCGCATCGCTGTCGTGGATTAATCAGAAGGAATTCCACCATTTCTTCCCCAAAAAATGGCTCAAAAGCCAAGATGTCACCTCCAGCCAGATCAATGTGATGGCGAACATTGTTTACCTGACGTCAGCGAGCAACAAGACCATTTCTGGCAAGAAGCCCTCTCAGTATCTGCGTGAGGCAGAGTCGCGCCTCGGTTCCGAATTCGAAGCAGTGCTTCAGTCGAACTTGATCCCACCCAGCGCATTCGACGCAGCGGTTAGGGACGACTATGAGGCTTTCCTCCATGCTCGCAGCCAAGCCATTGATGAAACCGCTGCGCGTCTCGCTGGCTGGCCGGAAAACGTGGCTAGGGCGATTGTGGATGGGGAGGACGAAGACTCCGAATAATAGGAGCGCGAACACTCTGGCTCATTCTGGGTCGGGGGAATAGCTGGCGGGACTTGGGGCGCGAGCTCACGAATGAACCAGCACAGGCGCTCCACGGACCGGGCAGGCGAGCCTGGACGAGCGAGTGCTGCACCGGGCCCGACGGCTCCTGTCAGACGTTCGCCAGCGCTCCAGGAGCCCGGCAGGTGAATCTGGACACGCGCGATGGTCCCGGTTGCCCCTGTCCGACGCGCGAGCGCTCCAGCGGCTTAGTAGGCTGGACTCGACGCGCGAGGGCTACACCGCCCCGGCTGCACATCCAGGCCGGACGCGTCGGACACGTCAGACGCGGGCCTCGTGGCCAGCGCTGCGGCTCGTGGTGCTGGGGGTTCGTGGCCAGCATCCAGGCCGAACGTGTCGGACGCGTCAGATGCGGGCCTCGTGGCCAGCGCTGCGGCTCGTGGCGCCCGTCCAGGCCGGACGCGTCGGACACGTCGACGTGGGCCTCGTGGCGAGCGCTGGCCAAGTCGACGCGGGCCGCACTCCATCTGCTCGCCCATGCGGGCCTTGGTTGCCCGGCTGCACTCTTGCCGATCACCCCTCGCGCCTTTCGCGTGGCCTGGACACGCGGCTTTGCTCTGTGTCACTTCTAACCCTCGGTTGTTCTTGGGCAATTGGGCGGGTCGTTAGGGCGGGCAGGTGATGAACGAGATCGACTCTCTGGAGGGGAAACCCTCCGTGTGCGGCGCAGTCGTGCGCCGTTATTGGCTGATAGGTGGCGACACCGGGAAAAACGCCGGTAGTCATTCCAGGCGGCACCTGTGGTCACTCCAGGCCGCGCCGGTCGTCACTCCAGGCCGCTCCGTGCATTCTGGCGCGTGGGCTGCCTCGCGGCTGTCCTGTCTGAGTGTAAGTCCTCGCCGTGCCCCGTCCCGACACCGAGCTGAACCGCCCGGGCCACATGGCGGGAGCGGTGGTCAGCCCTGGACCTTCGGCAGCGTCACGGTGCCCGGGTTCTCGATGGCGGCGAGCGCAGCGCGCCGCAGGTAGTGTCCCGGGTCCTCACCGCGCAGCCGCGCCGTCTCGATGAGCGAGTAGAAGAGGGCCGCCACCTCGGTGCCCCGCTTTGACTTGCTGCCGTAGTGGTTCTTCCTGCCAATCACCATGTCACGCAGCTGGCGCTCGACATGGTTGTTGTCCAGCGGCACCTGCGGCTGGGTGAGGAAGACCGTCAGCCCCGCCCAGAGGTTGAGCATGTACTCCAGGGCCTTGCGAAAGGCGCTGCCGGGTAGCGCTCGCTGCGCGTGCGCCCAGTCTCGGATTCGCTGAGTCAGTGGCGCGGACTTCTGCTGGCGCACGGTGAGCCGGTGCGCAAGCGCGGCCTGGCGTTCCTCTCCTTCCAGCGCGTACCAGCCCGGTAGGTCCGCCTCGATGGCGTACAGCTCGCCGATGAGGTCCAGCGCCTCTTTGCAGGCAG includes:
- a CDS encoding GmrSD restriction endonuclease domain-containing protein, which translates into the protein MTTGTAGSTPHLNDPKPSVDRIDELARRIVTGDILLPKFQREFVWKSKRVLALLDSIAKGYPIGSILLWRTRQELKSEKKIADLDVANQQAEYPFNYLLDGQQRLSTICGALFWNGSDPKSLWNIAYDLRAENFFHPNTLEELPLYQMRVNKLSNPSGFFGQIAQLALHASPDKDELAARAKALFDRFKDYKIAVVTLGDMSIKDVAPIFERINSQGVPLTRVDLLRAATWSKEFDLNEAIGEIQEELDEKGFREIESKSILRNLSASQGGGFSIEDVEHLRGHTPQARLEAAKITKLAYQRAVDFLVSELGVVSSYALPYANQITVLAECFRLLPTSPSPAQYHAMREWFWQTSFSGYFSGWNTGQMTTDLASVRAFASGAKPRIPLVAARPVETTWRDRPFRTNNALSKAFALVLAAQAPRDLLTGQRIDTSASLSWINQKEFHHFFPKKWLKSQDVTSSQINVMANIVYLTSASNKTISGKKPSQYLREAESRLGSEFEAVLQSNLIPPSAFDAAVRDDYEAFLHARSQAIDETAARLAGWPENVARAIVDGEDEDSE